A window of Nitratireductor kimnyeongensis genomic DNA:
GCTTGACCGACTGTTGATGTCGGGCGCCTATGTCGTGCCGATGCAGCACGACAGCGACGAGTGGGTGGCCTACTGGAACGATCTGGCACACCCCGATAAAACACCGCTCTACGGATATCAACTGCAGACCTGGTGGCACAAACCAGACGCTGATTAAGGCCAAGAACATGTCCCTTCCAGTGACCATTGACGTCATATCCGACGTTGTTTGCCCGTGGTGTTATGTGGGGCGTGCGCGCCTGCAGAAAGCGCTGGAGGTCGCGCCGGAACTGGCGGTCGATATCCGCTGGCGGCCCTTTCAACTCGACCCGACGATACCGCCCGAAGGCAAGAGCCGTCAGGCATATCTGGCGGGAAAATTCGGGGACGAAGAACGCATCCGGCAAATGCATGAGCAACTCAGCACAGCCGGGGAGGCAGACGGGATAGACTTCAATTTCGAAGCCATCGAGATCTCGCCGAACACGCTCAACGCACACCGCGTCATCCGATGGGCTGCGACCGCCGAACCAGGTGTTCAGGATCTCCTGGTCGGCCGTCTGTTCGCGCTCTATTTCGAAGAAGGTGCGAATATCGGTGACCCGACCGTGCTCATCCAGGCTGCGAGGGATGCCGGTATGGATGCTGCCGTAGTCGAAACACTACTGGCGACCGATGCCGACAGGGCTGAGGTGGAGCAGGAGATCGCCACGGCACAGCAGATGGGGGTGACCGGAGTACCCTGCTTCCTGCTGGAAGGCCGCTATGCGGTGGTCGGAGCCCAAGAACCGGCCTCGCTTGCCGACGCGATCCGCCAGGTCGCCCAAGCCAAGGCGGACGGCAAGCTCGAGCAAGGCCAGAACTGAGGCGGCCCCCGCCTTTTAGGCTGCCTTTTTCTCCACCAGCCGCACGAGCTGCGTCATGATGACGGCAGAGCCGGCAAGACGTTTTTCCGGCGTCGGCCAGTCACGAATGAAAACGATGCTGTGATCGGGCCGGATTTTTGCCAGCGAACCCTGCTCGCCGATGAAGCGCACGAGCCCGACGGGTTCGGGAAATTCCTGATTGCGGAAATGAACCACCACGCCCTTGGGGCCAGCGTCGAGCTTTTCCACATTGGCCTTGCGGCACAGCGCCTTGATGAAAACGATCTTCAAGAGGTGTTCAACTTCCTGCGGAAGCGGCCCGAAACGGTCTATGAGTTCCGCGCCAAAGGCGTCGATCTCTTCGGGTGTCTCCAGCTCTGCTATGCGGCGGTAGAGGCTGAGCCGCAACTGGAGATCCGAAACATAGGATTCCGGGATCATGACGGCGGTACCGACCGTGATCTGCGGCGACCAGCCCGTATCGACCGCCTCATCCGATCCCTTCAGTTCGGCAACCGCCTCTTCCAGCATCTGCTGGTAGAGCTCGTAGCCCACCTCTTTCACGTGACCGGACTGTTCTTCGCCCAGGATGTTGCCGGCACCGCGAATGTCGAGATCATGACTTGCAAGCTGGAAGCCCGCGCCCAGCGTGTCGAGCGACTGGAGCACCTTGAGCCGCCGTTCGGCGGTGAATGTGAGCGTCCGGTTGGGCGGCAGCGTGAAGAGCGCATAGGCCCGCACCTTTGACCGCCCCACGCGCCCGCGCAGCTGATAGAGCTGCGAGAGACCGAAGATATCAGCGCGGTGCACGATCAGCGTGTTGGCTGTGGGGATATCGAGTCCCGATTCCACGATTGTCGTGGACAGGAGAACATCATACTGCCCGTCGTAGAAGGCGTTCATGATGTCGTCGAGTTCACCGGGCGGCAACTGCCCGTGGGCGGTGGCTACTTTCAGTTCCGGCACATGCTCTTCGAGAAATGCGCGCACCTCCGCCAGGTCAGAAATGCGCGGCACGACAT
This region includes:
- a CDS encoding DsbA family oxidoreductase, with the translated sequence MSLPVTIDVISDVVCPWCYVGRARLQKALEVAPELAVDIRWRPFQLDPTIPPEGKSRQAYLAGKFGDEERIRQMHEQLSTAGEADGIDFNFEAIEISPNTLNAHRVIRWAATAEPGVQDLLVGRLFALYFEEGANIGDPTVLIQAARDAGMDAAVVETLLATDADRAEVEQEIATAQQMGVTGVPCFLLEGRYAVVGAQEPASLADAIRQVAQAKADGKLEQGQN